A DNA window from Hordeum vulgare subsp. vulgare chromosome 1H, MorexV3_pseudomolecules_assembly, whole genome shotgun sequence contains the following coding sequences:
- the LOC123441410 gene encoding LRR receptor-like serine/threonine-protein kinase SIK1, with translation MARLGAVVAVFLAVAVVAEGILDPVDFLALQAVRRSLDDMPGSAYFDGWDFTADPCGFPGVYCNGNRVSALALGDPRAGSPGLTGRLDPALGRMSALTELSLVPGRVQGELPDSLASCSNLRFLAVSKNLISGRIPDGIGALSNLRTLDVSFNQISGAIPPSIASLPSITNLILCHNQLTGGIPSFPDSSPLLRMDLKHNALSGGVPSLPGSLQYLSLAANHLTGNVDSVLPRLTRLNYLDLSMNQLQGPVPSSVFTLPLSVLQLQRNFFSGLLQPTSDVTIPVVDLSYNRFWGPLSPLLAGIGQLYLNNNRFTGDVPSRLVQELVGTGGLQLLYLQHNFLTGIEISPSSSLPSGVSLCLMYNCMVPPVYAPCPIKAGTQNTRPADQCPEWRG, from the coding sequence ATGGCGCGGCTCGGCGCTGTCGTGGCGGTGTTCTTGGCGGTGGCGGTCGTGGCGGAGGGCATTCTTGACCCTGTGGACTTCCTCGCGCTGCAGGCGGTGCGGAGGTCGCTGGATGACATGCCAGGCTCGGCCTACTTCGACGGCTGGGACTTCACGGCCGACCCCTGCGGCTTCCCCGGCGTGTACTGCAACGGGAACAGGGTGTCGGCGCTCGCGCTCGGCGACCCGAGGGCGGGGTCGCCGGGGCTGACCGGGAGGCTCGACCCGGCGCTGGGCCGGATGTCCGCGCTCACCGAACTCTCGCTCGTGCCCGGCCGCGTCCAGGGCGAGCTCCCGGACTCCCTCGCCTCCTGCTCCAACCTACGCTTCTTggccgtcagcaagaacctcatcTCCGGCCGGATACCGGACGGCATTGGCGCGCTGTCCAACCTCCGGACGCTCGACGTCAGCTTCAACCAGATCTCCGGCGCCATCCCGCCGTCCATTGCGTCGCTGCCGTCGATCACCAACCTCATCCTCTGCCACAACCAGCTCACCGGCGGCATCCCGTCGTTCCCGGACTCCTCGCCGCTCCTCCGGATGGACCTCAAGCATAATGCCCTCTCCGGCGGCGTGCCCAGCCTGCCGGGCTCGCTGCAGTACCTCTCGCTCGCGGCGAACCATCTCACCGGCAACGTGGACTCGGTGCTGCCCCGCCTGACTCGGCTCAACTACCTCGACCTCAGCATGAACCAGCTCCAGGGGCCGGTTCCGTCGTCCGTCTTCACATTGCCGCTCTCCGTGCTCCAGCTTCAGCGCAACTTCTTCTCCGGCCTCCTCCAGCCGACGAGCGACGTGACGATCCCGGTGGTGGACCTAAGCTACAACCGTTTCTGGGGTCCTCTGTCGCCGCTCCTGGCGGGCATTGGGCAGCTGTACCTGAACAACAACAGGTTCACCGGCGATGTGCCGTCGCGGCTGGTGCAAGAGCTGGTGGGCACCGGTGGGCTGCAGCTGCTGTACCTGCAGCACAACTTCCTCACCGGCATCGAAatatcgccgtcgtcatcactccCCTCCGGCGTCTCGCTGTGCCTGATGTACAACTGCATGGTGCCGCCGGTGTACGCGCCGTGCCCGATTAAGGCCGGCACGCAGAACACGCGGCCGGCCGACCAGTGCCCGGAATGGAGGGGCTAA